Within the Marixanthomonas sp. SCSIO 43207 genome, the region TGTTTTTTGACGTTGACCGGTATGTTTAATAGGAATATTTAAGGTTAGTTTTCCATTACTATGTGCAATATAGGTACGGGTACGGTACGATTGTTTTTGGTAATTACCAGATACTTCAAAAACTACTTTTTCTGCTTTGGCAATAGCAACCATTTGGGCAATAGATGGAAAATAAACCGGGTGAACCAAAATAGAATCCATAACAATGAACGTTTATGATTTTTACTTCAGAGATAAGAAAGCAACCACTTATTTATTTTTCTTTTTTCTTTTTCTGAAAAAGTCAAAAACAAACCAAGCAATAACCAAAACTAAGAAATATGAAAGGTATGAAACTGGTTTACCTTTACCGCCAACAGTTGTAAACAACCGTTCCCAGCGTATTTTATTCATAATTCCTTGTTTGGTGCCATCCCAACTCATCCAGATAAAAACGGGTTTTCCTACCACGTGATTAAAAGGCACATACCCCCACATACGAGCATCTTGTGAGTTGTTACGATTATCACCCATCATCCAATAATAGTCTTGCTTAAAAGTATAACTACTTATGGGTTCACCATTTAATAATACTTGATTGCCAGAAGTGGTAATGTTGTTTTCAATGCCTAATTCGCTTCCTTCATATACTTCAATAATGCGTTTATAAAACGGAATGGTTTCAAGATTTATATCAACAGTAGCGTCTTTCTTCGGAATATAAATAGGCCCAAAGTTATCTGCATTCCACTTATAGCGGTCGTCTTGTGGAAAGATAGAGGCATCAAACTCTCCTTTTTCAGATTTATACCTAAAAACTTCAGCAATATTAGGATTTTGCTTCAGTAGGTTAAGTGAATTTTCTGAAACAGCCGGTAAAACGTATGCTTTTAAATTTTCATCATATCCTATACCATCTGTAATGTCATACTGCTCTCTAAACACATTTGGATTCATTTTTCCTTTGGTTCTAAAAGCATATGAAAACTGAATTTTTGATCGGTCTGGAAGGTCGTTTTGCTTTCCGTCTATGTAAACGTATCCATCTCTAATTTCTAATGAATCTCCCGGCAAACCTACACAACGCTTTACATAGTTTGATTTTTTATCAATAGGTTTATAAGCCTTTCCGCTTGGTGGTGGTCCTATGTTTTCAAACTCATCAATAGGCCAGTTAAAAACAACAATATCGTTGCGTTCAATATCTTCAAAGCCTGGGAATCTAAAGTATGGTATTTGTGGTTTTGAAATATAAGATTTTGATTTTACAACCGGTATTGTATCGTGCACCATCGGAAACGAAAGTGGGGTCATAGGTGTACGAGCTCCATAATGAAACTTACTTACAAATAAAAAGTCGCCAACTAATAATGTTTTTTCTAAAGATGCAGTTGGGATAGTAAACGGCTGCATAAAGTATGTATGAACAATTGTAGCTGCTACAACTGCAAACAAAATAGAACTTACCCATTCTCCAGCGGCAGTGCGAGGTTTTAGGCTTCGTTCTTCAATATACGTGACCTCTTGTGTGTAATTTATATAATAAATATATAGACCAAATGTAAGTATTGCCAAAAAAGTATTTGCGTTGCTGTTCCTGCCAAAGCTTCGCAAGGTTTCAACCCAAACAACAGGAAACATAATTAAGTTTACAATAGGAATAAAAAGTAAAATTACCCACCACCAAGGGCGATTTATAATTTTCATCAATATTACTGCATTGTAAACCGGTACAGCAGCTTCCCAAGCTTGTCTTCCGGATTTAATGTATAACTTCCAGGTTCCTAAAAAGTGAACTACTTGTATTAATAGGAAAAATAATAACCAACCTGTCCAACTCATATTTTATTTTTTTCTGAAGAAATTATTCTTCTTTTTATTTTTAATTCAATAGAACGCTGCAATACTACGAAATTCCTAACACATCTTTCATAGTAAAAACACCGCTTTCTTTTTTTGACAACCACTCTGC harbors:
- the lepB gene encoding signal peptidase I codes for the protein MSWTGWLLFFLLIQVVHFLGTWKLYIKSGRQAWEAAVPVYNAVILMKIINRPWWWVILLFIPIVNLIMFPVVWVETLRSFGRNSNANTFLAILTFGLYIYYINYTQEVTYIEERSLKPRTAAGEWVSSILFAVVAATIVHTYFMQPFTIPTASLEKTLLVGDFLFVSKFHYGARTPMTPLSFPMVHDTIPVVKSKSYISKPQIPYFRFPGFEDIERNDIVVFNWPIDEFENIGPPPSGKAYKPIDKKSNYVKRCVGLPGDSLEIRDGYVYIDGKQNDLPDRSKIQFSYAFRTKGKMNPNVFREQYDITDGIGYDENLKAYVLPAVSENSLNLLKQNPNIAEVFRYKSEKGEFDASIFPQDDRYKWNADNFGPIYIPKKDATVDINLETIPFYKRIIEVYEGSELGIENNITTSGNQVLLNGEPISSYTFKQDYYWMMGDNRNNSQDARMWGYVPFNHVVGKPVFIWMSWDGTKQGIMNKIRWERLFTTVGGKGKPVSYLSYFLVLVIAWFVFDFFRKRKKKNK